In a genomic window of Salvelinus fontinalis isolate EN_2023a chromosome 7, ASM2944872v1, whole genome shotgun sequence:
- the gtf3ab gene encoding general transcription factor IIIA, b, giving the protein MGERIQVQRSFICSFVNCNATFNKSWKLDAHLCKHTGLKPFSCENCDKSFCTRYQLTRHGLSHSGEKPYTCQAAGCSEAFVTHASMKNHIARIHQHQEKHYKCDHVHCGMEFNKKNQLKTHQIKHTQLLPFPCIFEGCKREFAAPGELKRHEKVHQGYPCAVEDCPFQGKTWSEYQKHRKAVHRIKLQCDGCSKMFLEAWFLKQHQLRVHSGVPKRVFQCADAGCEKTFTTHFKLENHVVSDHEGKMAFSCTHEGCGKRFAMQESLRLHRVVHDPERKKLQKVRPKKNKPLSQKMTLGPASTQAETSRLADQLHNTSLGYSTS; this is encoded by the exons ATGGGGGAAAGGATTCAAGTCCAAAGAAGCTTTATTTGTTCTTTTGTCAACTGCAATGCCACCTTCAATAAATCATGGAAATTAGATGCCCATCTTTGCAAGCACACAGGTTTG AAACCCTTCTCGTGCGAGAACTGTGACAAGAGCTTTTGTACCCGCTACCAGCTCACCAGACACGGGCTGAGCCACAGTGGAGAGAAGCCATACAC CTGTCAGGCTGCAGGATGCTCCGAGGCCTTTGTCACACATGCCAGCATGAAGAATCACATAGCTCGCATTCACCAGCACCAGGAGAAGCACTATAAG TGTGACCATGTGCACTGTGGGATGGAGTTCAATAAGAAGAACCAACTCAAAACACACCAGATTAAACACACACAGCTGCTGCCTTTTCC GTGCATCTTTGAGGGCTGTAAGAGAGAATTTGCTGCTCCCGGAGAACTGAAGCGCCATGAGAAAGTACACCAAG GTTACCCCTGTGCTGTGGAGGACTGTCCATTCCAGGGGAAGACTTGGTCAGAGTATCAGAAGCACAGGAAGGCTGTGCACAGAA TCAAGCTACAGTGTGATGGCTGCAGTAAGATGTTCCTGGAGGCATGGTTTTTGAAGCAGCACCAGCTGCGGGTCCACTCTGGTGTGCCCAAGAGGGTGTTCCAGTGCGCCGACGCTGGGTGTGAGAAGACCTTTACCACCCACTTCAAACTGGAGAACCACGTTGTGTCAGACCATGAGGGCAAGATGGCATTCTCCTGTACCCACGAAGGCTGTGGCAAGCGCTTCGCTATGCAG GAGAGTTTGAGACTACACCGAGTGGTTCATGACCCAGAGAGGAAAAAGCTGCAG AAGGTGCGCCCTAAAAAGAACAAGCCTTTGAGTCAGAAGATGACGTTGGGGCCAGCCTCCACACAGGCTGAGACCAGCAGACTGGCTGACCAACTCCATAACACCAGCTTGGGCTACTCTACATCATAA